The following coding sequences are from one Wenzhouxiangella sp. AB-CW3 window:
- a CDS encoding ABC transporter ATP-binding protein, producing MMEAPASDRCVFQARGLTKVYQMGEVAIHALRGVDLSLYAGELVVLLGASGSGKSTLLNIMGGLDAATDGELRYLDQDLSRASDRDLTRFRRDHVGFVFQFYNMIPSLTARENVAIVTEIARNPMRPEEALELVGLADRMDHFPSQLSGGEQQRVAIARAVAKRPAVLMCDEPTGALDSKTGVRVLQVIEHINEELGTTTAVITHNEVIGEMADRVIRLKDGRVDEEHRNQRRADPADLKW from the coding sequence ATGATGGAAGCGCCCGCCAGCGACCGTTGCGTGTTCCAGGCCCGCGGCCTGACCAAGGTTTATCAGATGGGCGAGGTCGCAATCCACGCGCTGCGCGGCGTCGATCTTTCGCTGTATGCCGGTGAGCTGGTGGTCCTGCTCGGGGCCTCGGGTTCGGGCAAGTCCACCCTGCTCAACATCATGGGCGGGCTGGACGCGGCCACCGATGGCGAGCTGCGCTATCTCGACCAGGATCTCAGTCGCGCCAGTGACCGTGATCTAACCCGGTTCCGACGCGACCATGTCGGCTTCGTGTTCCAGTTCTACAACATGATCCCGTCGCTGACCGCGCGCGAGAACGTGGCCATCGTCACCGAGATCGCCAGAAATCCCATGCGCCCGGAAGAGGCGCTGGAGCTGGTTGGCCTGGCCGATCGCATGGACCATTTTCCGTCCCAGCTCTCTGGCGGCGAGCAACAGCGCGTGGCCATCGCCCGCGCCGTGGCCAAGCGCCCGGCGGTGCTGATGTGCGACGAGCCCACCGGCGCGCTGGATTCGAAGACCGGGGTGCGGGTGCTGCAGGTCATCGAGCACATCAACGAGGAACTGGGCACGACTACGGCGGTGATCACCCACAACGAGGTCATCGGCGAGATGGCCGACCGCGTCATCCGCCTCAAGGACGGCCGCGTCGACGAGGAGCATCGCAACCAGCGCCGGGCCGACCCGGCCGACCTGAAATGGTAG
- a CDS encoding DUF3426 domain-containing protein: MYTRCPGCQAGYELTAPLMAEAAGVVRCGNCGKTFNALSQLFTHSPGDSTEPLRGSGMPPLLEHAELIQAELPVSVDEPAQAEEDASPSDPVPELKLPAASGRPWPQPLWPGISALLLIILLAQGWMLWQTPGSFLQRWGGSPAAEQIDPNELIQVMSRDMHHHPSLDDAMVVSTSLRNTGDHTIAWPVVEVRFYDGSQQLLGIRRLEPEDYLQANHRLGEGMMPGTIVPVVMEFVVGPTEPAGFGIRFF, from the coding sequence ATGTATACCCGCTGCCCCGGCTGCCAGGCCGGTTACGAGCTGACCGCCCCCCTGATGGCCGAGGCCGCCGGTGTCGTTCGTTGCGGCAACTGCGGCAAGACCTTCAATGCCCTGTCTCAGCTGTTCACGCACTCCCCGGGGGATAGCACCGAGCCGCTGCGTGGCAGTGGCATGCCGCCGCTGCTGGAACACGCCGAACTCATACAGGCCGAACTTCCTGTCAGTGTCGACGAGCCCGCGCAGGCGGAGGAAGACGCGTCGCCATCCGATCCGGTGCCGGAGCTCAAGCTGCCCGCAGCGAGCGGGCGACCATGGCCACAGCCGTTGTGGCCGGGCATCAGCGCACTGCTGCTGATCATCCTGCTGGCGCAGGGCTGGATGCTTTGGCAGACACCGGGCTCGTTTCTGCAACGGTGGGGCGGGAGCCCTGCGGCCGAACAGATCGACCCGAATGAGCTGATCCAGGTCATGTCGCGCGACATGCACCACCACCCCAGCCTCGATGATGCCATGGTGGTCAGTACCAGCCTGCGCAACACCGGCGATCACACCATAGCCTGGCCGGTGGTGGAGGTGCGCTTCTACGATGGCAGCCAGCAACTGCTGGGCATTCGACGACTTGAACCGGAAGATTACCTGCAGGCGAATCATCGGCTCGGTGAGGGCATGATGCCTGGCACCATCGTGCCGGTGGTCATGGAGTTCGTGGTCGGTCCGACCGAGCCGGCCGGGTTCGGCATACGATTTTTCTGA
- a CDS encoding DUF4124 domain-containing protein, protein MSTISRLLLTLALMSVLGSALAQTVYRWVDEEGEVHYGHSVPPEHARRGYEILGRDGIVRERVEPAPTTEELAERRAERRRARDLAREQRSQEARDRRLLATHSDEESILSAKEVELVTINSQRASIRVAVDQIEHRFERLMARAAEHSDAGRSVPPHLEEEINQARDDLRRLRGDLDWVDEREAEIRERYRNDLERFRELTGRDAGS, encoded by the coding sequence ATGTCAACCATCTCTCGCCTGTTACTGACTCTTGCGTTGATGTCGGTGCTCGGAAGCGCACTGGCACAGACGGTCTATCGCTGGGTCGATGAAGAAGGCGAAGTGCACTACGGCCACTCGGTGCCGCCCGAGCACGCCCGACGCGGCTACGAGATTCTGGGCCGGGACGGCATCGTACGTGAACGGGTCGAGCCGGCCCCCACGACCGAGGAGCTGGCAGAGCGTCGCGCCGAACGCCGACGGGCGCGAGATCTGGCCCGCGAACAGCGCAGCCAGGAAGCCCGTGATCGGCGCCTGCTGGCCACACACAGCGACGAGGAATCCATTCTCTCGGCCAAGGAAGTGGAGCTGGTCACAATCAACAGTCAACGGGCTTCAATCCGCGTGGCGGTGGACCAGATCGAACATCGCTTTGAACGCCTCATGGCGCGGGCCGCAGAGCACAGCGATGCCGGAAGAAGCGTGCCACCGCACCTGGAAGAAGAGATCAATCAGGCCCGTGACGATTTGCGTCGATTGCGCGGCGACCTGGACTGGGTAGACGAGCGCGAAGCGGAGATTCGCGAGCGCTACCGTAACGATCTGGAGCGTTTTCGCGAGTTGACCGGCCGGGACGCAGGTTCCTGA
- the pyrE gene encoding orotate phosphoribosyltransferase: MISPWTQRFLDLAHAQQALRFGQFTLKSGRQSPYFFNAGAFNDGAAIDGLARCYAEAIAASDHEFDMLFGPAYKGIPLVSAIAISLFRDHDINLPFAFNRKEAKAHGEGGQIVGAPLQGRVLIVDDVISAGTSVTESVQLISQAGAQAGGVAIALDRQERGQDSRSAVSMVRASGLEVIAIATLSDLITWLDDRRDLAEHRDSMAEYQSRFGA, from the coding sequence ATGATTTCTCCCTGGACCCAACGCTTTCTGGACCTCGCTCACGCCCAACAGGCGCTGCGGTTCGGTCAGTTCACGCTCAAGTCGGGCCGGCAAAGCCCGTATTTCTTCAATGCCGGTGCATTCAATGACGGTGCCGCCATCGACGGCCTGGCCCGTTGTTATGCCGAAGCCATTGCTGCTTCAGACCATGAATTCGACATGCTGTTCGGGCCGGCCTACAAGGGCATCCCGCTGGTCTCGGCCATTGCCATAAGCCTGTTTCGCGACCATGACATCAACCTGCCGTTTGCCTTCAACCGCAAGGAAGCCAAGGCGCACGGTGAGGGCGGGCAGATCGTCGGCGCCCCGCTACAAGGGCGCGTACTGATCGTGGATGACGTGATTTCGGCCGGCACTTCGGTGACAGAATCGGTGCAACTGATCAGCCAGGCCGGGGCGCAAGCCGGAGGCGTGGCCATTGCGCTCGATCGCCAGGAACGGGGCCAGGACAGCCGTTCGGCTGTCTCGATGGTGCGCGCATCGGGCCTGGAGGTCATCGCCATCGCCACGCTGAGCGATCTGATCACCTGGCTTGACGATCGCCGGGATTTGGCCGAACATCGTGATTCAATGGCAGAATACCAGTCTCGATTCGGGGCCTGA
- a CDS encoding helix-turn-helix domain-containing protein translates to MPSSSGRHEPSLEEFTRQVVRQYLDDMGGIDPDHLHGLIMNTVEKPLIKTVLEFADGNQSRAAAILGITRTTLRNRIKRYQLDQ, encoded by the coding sequence TTGCCCTCCAGTTCCGGCCGCCACGAGCCATCACTCGAGGAATTCACCCGTCAGGTCGTCCGCCAGTACCTGGACGACATGGGAGGAATCGACCCCGATCACCTGCATGGGCTGATCATGAACACAGTCGAAAAGCCCCTGATCAAGACCGTGCTGGAATTTGCCGACGGCAACCAGTCACGGGCCGCCGCGATTCTGGGGATCACCCGAACAACCCTGAGAAACCGCATCAAGCGCTACCAGCTGGACCAGTAA